The following coding sequences are from one Anolis sagrei isolate rAnoSag1 chromosome 6, rAnoSag1.mat, whole genome shotgun sequence window:
- the THTPA gene encoding thiamine-triphosphatase isoform X2, which translates to MAADSTSGSAAFIEVEQKFLFGPGTAEKLAALGATLQSDHSFRDQYYDALDFKLTLADHWLRYREGVGWELKCPPKPREGNGVPDGIHKSLAGPKAPGDNQPLQALESLGQTHGAVQYLEVTYPQEIVARVCGLLGIDPATVGHENMAQAVEALGLKEFASFVTRRCQYRLGDLNVDLDQADFGYAVGEVEALVKCQEDIPAALENIQKLGNQLGFDEKTRIPGKMSAYLHRFRPMHYEALIQFGRLRKMGDGVHEPKEKNV; encoded by the exons ATGGCCGCCGACTCAACTTCCGGCTCTGCGG CATTCATCGAGGTGGAACAGAAGTTCTTATTCGGACCAGGGACCGCAGAGAAGCTGGCAGCGTTGGGGGCCACCCTGCAAAGTGACCACTCCTTCCGGGACCAGTATTACGATGCCTTGGACTTCAAGCTGACCCTTGCTGACCACTGGCTCCGATATAGGGAGGGGGTCGGATGGGAGCTGAAATGCCCCCCAAAGCCACGAGAGGGCAATGGGGTCCCAGACGGGATTCACAAGAGCCTAGCTGGACCAAAAGCTCCAGGTGACAACCAGCCATTGCAAGCACTTGAAAGTCTGGGCCAGACACATGGTGCAGTTCAATACCTGGAGGTCACTTACCCGCAAGAGATTGTGGCCCGTGTCTGTGGACTCCTTGGCATCGACCCGGCTACGGTTGGACACGAAAACATGGCCCAAGCAGTAGAGGCTCTTGGCTTGAAGGAGTTTGCCAGCTTCGTCACCCGCCGGTGCCAATACCGCCTAGGTGACCTGAATGTGGACCTGGACCAGGCGGATTTTGGCTACGCCGTTGGAGAGGTAGAAGCCCTGGTCAAGTGTCAGGAGGACATCCCTGCAGCTCTGGAGAACATCCAGAAGCTGGGAAATCAGCTGG GATTTGATGAGAAAACACGAATCCCTGGCAAGATGTCTGCCTACCTGCATCGATTCAGACCGATGCACTACGAAGCCTTGATACAATTTGGAAGGCTTAGGAAGATGGGAGACGGAGTACATGAGCCAAAGGAAAAGAATGTATAG
- the THTPA gene encoding thiamine-triphosphatase isoform X1 encodes MGVLCAMFGSIPSLVEFRMLFDSFIEVEQKFLFGPGTAEKLAALGATLQSDHSFRDQYYDALDFKLTLADHWLRYREGVGWELKCPPKPREGNGVPDGIHKSLAGPKAPGDNQPLQALESLGQTHGAVQYLEVTYPQEIVARVCGLLGIDPATVGHENMAQAVEALGLKEFASFVTRRCQYRLGDLNVDLDQADFGYAVGEVEALVKCQEDIPAALENIQKLGNQLGFDEKTRIPGKMSAYLHRFRPMHYEALIQFGRLRKMGDGVHEPKEKNV; translated from the exons atgggagtcctgtgtgccatgtttggttcaattccatcattggtcgagttcagaatgctttttgatt CATTCATCGAGGTGGAACAGAAGTTCTTATTCGGACCAGGGACCGCAGAGAAGCTGGCAGCGTTGGGGGCCACCCTGCAAAGTGACCACTCCTTCCGGGACCAGTATTACGATGCCTTGGACTTCAAGCTGACCCTTGCTGACCACTGGCTCCGATATAGGGAGGGGGTCGGATGGGAGCTGAAATGCCCCCCAAAGCCACGAGAGGGCAATGGGGTCCCAGACGGGATTCACAAGAGCCTAGCTGGACCAAAAGCTCCAGGTGACAACCAGCCATTGCAAGCACTTGAAAGTCTGGGCCAGACACATGGTGCAGTTCAATACCTGGAGGTCACTTACCCGCAAGAGATTGTGGCCCGTGTCTGTGGACTCCTTGGCATCGACCCGGCTACGGTTGGACACGAAAACATGGCCCAAGCAGTAGAGGCTCTTGGCTTGAAGGAGTTTGCCAGCTTCGTCACCCGCCGGTGCCAATACCGCCTAGGTGACCTGAATGTGGACCTGGACCAGGCGGATTTTGGCTACGCCGTTGGAGAGGTAGAAGCCCTGGTCAAGTGTCAGGAGGACATCCCTGCAGCTCTGGAGAACATCCAGAAGCTGGGAAATCAGCTGG GATTTGATGAGAAAACACGAATCCCTGGCAAGATGTCTGCCTACCTGCATCGATTCAGACCGATGCACTACGAAGCCTTGATACAATTTGGAAGGCTTAGGAAGATGGGAGACGGAGTACATGAGCCAAAGGAAAAGAATGTATAG